One window of Silurus meridionalis isolate SWU-2019-XX chromosome 9, ASM1480568v1, whole genome shotgun sequence genomic DNA carries:
- the tspan18a gene encoding tetraspanin-18a isoform X1 — MGQGDASARSTAMEGDCLSCIKYLMFIFNFFIFLGGSFLLGVGIWVLVDPTGFREIVAANTLLFTGVYVILAMGSMLFLLGFLGCCGAIRENKCLLLFFFLLILIIFLAELAAAILAFIFREHLTRDYFTKELKAHYQGSNSTDVFTTTWNTIMFTFECCGVNSADDFDQQSLFRHLNPGTAFPEVCCLRNEQLINRDECLRGNMPFRIKGCYSAVVDYFEAYIYMAGALAIVVLTIELFAMVFAMCLFRGIQ; from the exons GGGCAAGGAGACGCCTCTGCGAGAAGCACGGCCATGGAGGGCGACTGTCTCAGCTGCATCAAATACCTCATGTTCATCTTTAACTTCTTCATATTC CTGGGTGGATCGTTTTTACTTGGAGTGGGAATCTGGGTGCTGGTGGATCCTACAGGTTTTAGGGAGATCGTAGCAGCCAATACTTTGCTCTTCACTGGAGTCTACGTTATCCTGGCCATGGGCTCCATGCTCTTCCTGCTCGGCTTCCTGGGCTGCTGTGGAGCCATACGGGAAAACAAGTGTCTTCTGTTGTTT TTTTTCCTCCTCATTCTCATCATATTCCTGGCAGAGCTCGCTGCAGCCATTTTGGCCTTCATTTTCCGGGAGCAT CTCACCAGAGATTATTTCACCAAGGAGCTGAAAGCACATTATCAAGGCAGCAACAGCACTGATGTCTTTACTACCACGTGGAACACTATCATGTTTACG TTCGAATGCTGCGGTGTGAACAGTGCAGATGATTTCGATCAGCAGAGCCTCTTCAGACATCTGAACCCTGGCACAGCCTTTCCTGAGGTGTGCTGCCTGAGGAACGAGCAGCTGATAAACAGGGATGAGTGTCTCAGGGGCAACATGCCTTTCCGCATTAAG GGCTGCTATTCGGCCGTGGTTGATTACTTCGAGGCGTACATCTACATGGCCGGAGCTCTCGCTATCGTCGTCCTGACAATAGAG CTCTTCGCGATGGTGTTCGCCATGTGTTTGTTCCGAGGGATTCAGTAA
- the tspan18a gene encoding tetraspanin-18a isoform X2 translates to MEGDCLSCIKYLMFIFNFFIFLGGSFLLGVGIWVLVDPTGFREIVAANTLLFTGVYVILAMGSMLFLLGFLGCCGAIRENKCLLLFFFLLILIIFLAELAAAILAFIFREHLTRDYFTKELKAHYQGSNSTDVFTTTWNTIMFTFECCGVNSADDFDQQSLFRHLNPGTAFPEVCCLRNEQLINRDECLRGNMPFRIKGCYSAVVDYFEAYIYMAGALAIVVLTIELFAMVFAMCLFRGIQ, encoded by the exons ATGGAGGGCGACTGTCTCAGCTGCATCAAATACCTCATGTTCATCTTTAACTTCTTCATATTC CTGGGTGGATCGTTTTTACTTGGAGTGGGAATCTGGGTGCTGGTGGATCCTACAGGTTTTAGGGAGATCGTAGCAGCCAATACTTTGCTCTTCACTGGAGTCTACGTTATCCTGGCCATGGGCTCCATGCTCTTCCTGCTCGGCTTCCTGGGCTGCTGTGGAGCCATACGGGAAAACAAGTGTCTTCTGTTGTTT TTTTTCCTCCTCATTCTCATCATATTCCTGGCAGAGCTCGCTGCAGCCATTTTGGCCTTCATTTTCCGGGAGCAT CTCACCAGAGATTATTTCACCAAGGAGCTGAAAGCACATTATCAAGGCAGCAACAGCACTGATGTCTTTACTACCACGTGGAACACTATCATGTTTACG TTCGAATGCTGCGGTGTGAACAGTGCAGATGATTTCGATCAGCAGAGCCTCTTCAGACATCTGAACCCTGGCACAGCCTTTCCTGAGGTGTGCTGCCTGAGGAACGAGCAGCTGATAAACAGGGATGAGTGTCTCAGGGGCAACATGCCTTTCCGCATTAAG GGCTGCTATTCGGCCGTGGTTGATTACTTCGAGGCGTACATCTACATGGCCGGAGCTCTCGCTATCGTCGTCCTGACAATAGAG CTCTTCGCGATGGTGTTCGCCATGTGTTTGTTCCGAGGGATTCAGTAA